Proteins encoded together in one Ipomoea triloba cultivar NCNSP0323 chromosome 4, ASM357664v1 window:
- the LOC116015473 gene encoding methyltransferase N6AMT1 translates to MISRIAKINLVSSHPEVYEPCDDSFALVDALLADRTNLVDHQPAFCMEVGCGSGYVITSLALMLGHEVPEAYYIATDINPHAVMVTRETAAAHGVDVELVNTDIASGMEARLAGLVDVMVVNPPYVPTPEEEVGCEGITSAWAGGENGRTVIDKILPVADELLSERGWLYLLTLAANNPSEICLQMRKKGYASRVILQRSTEEESLHVIKFWRDASSQLEAKEYSLMVRNGQEKVNKPVPLQFSELSSRETSSCNAL, encoded by the coding sequence ATGATTTCCAGAATTGCCAAGATTAATCTTGTCAGTTCACATCCTGAAGTATATGAACCGTGTGATGATTCATTTGCATTGGTAGATGCATTACTGGCTGATCGGACTAACTTGGTAGATCACCAACCCGCGTTTTGTATGGAAGTTGGATGTGGTAGCGGATACGTTATTACTTCCCTAGCACTCATGCTTGGGCATGAAGTGCCCGAGGCCTATTATATTGCAACAGACATCAATCCTCATGCAGTTATGGTGACTCGTGAGACAGCGGCAGCACATGGTGTTGATGTTGAGCTGGTTAATACTGATATTGCGTCAGGAATGGAGGCACGGCTGGCTGGGTTAGTGGATGTGATGGTTGTGAACCCGCCTTATGTTCCAACGCCTGAAGAGGAGGTTGGTTGTGAAGGAATCACCTCCGCTTGGGCTGGTGGGGAAAATGGTCGAACTGTGATCGATAAGATTTTGCCTGTTGCTGACGAGCTTCTGTCTGAGAGGGGCTGGTTGTATCTGCTCACACTTGCTGCTAATAACCCATCGGAAATATGCCTTCAAATGAGAAAGAAGGGTTATGCGTCAAGAGTTATTCTTCAGAGATCCACCGAAGAGGAGAGCCTTCATGTAATCAAATTTTGGCGAGATGCTAGCAGCCAGTTGGAGGCAAAAGAATATAGTTTAATGGTGAGGAATGGTCAAGAAAAAGTCAATAAACCAGTGCCTTTGCAATTTTCTGAACTGTCATCTAGGGAAACTAGCAGCTGCAATGCACTCTAA